From one Nilaparvata lugens isolate BPH chromosome 2, ASM1435652v1, whole genome shotgun sequence genomic stretch:
- the LOC120349759 gene encoding alpha-tubulin N-acetyltransferase-like has translation MATFQRNCRKNLLPDTFNGDRRAAAKCIGYVSEIMDTMGLASAKAEALLKPITSAEKLRNSNYDVYLLADLESNNGKGTVVGLLKVDRKNLHMFDETGMTHERKALCILDLYVYESSQRKGYGKRLFEHMHHEENVLPHQMAIDKPSKKFQAFLFKHYGLQNIIPQSNNIVIYEGFFDYLRSDVANGKKGAASKLSGNENYESEAHHSFMNHQDSIMPDEYGFQSTADMQPTSLYQLLDRS, from the exons atggccacttttcaacgtaactgtaggaaaaatctaT taccaGATACTTTCAACGGTGACAGAAGGGCTGCGGCGAAATGTATTGGTTATGTGTCCGAAATAATGGATACGATGGGACTAGCATCTGCCAAAGCAGAAGCACTTTTAAAACCTATTACAAGTGCAGAGAAATTAAGGAATTCCAACTATGACGTTTATCTGCTAGCAGATCTGGAATCAAATAATGGTAAAGGAACAGTTGTTGGACTTTTGAAAGTTGACCGGAAAAATCTGCACATGTTTGATGAGACGGGCATGACACATGAAAGAAAAGCTCTCTGCATTCTGGACTTGTACGTGTACGAGTCCAGTCAACGTAAAGGATATGGAAAACGACTATTTGAACATATGCATCATGAGGAGAATGTGTTGCCCCATCAAATGGCAATTGATAAGCCGTCTAAAAAGTTCCAAGCTTTCCTTTTCAAGCACTACGGTCTACAAAACATTATTCCTCAGTCAAATAACATTGTCATCTACGAGGGATTCTTTGACTACCTCAGGTCAGATGTCGCTAATGGTAAAAAAGGTGCAGCCTCCAAACTGTCTGGAAACGAGAATTATGAGTCCGAAGCAcatcattcattcatgaatCACCAGGACTCGATTATGCCTGACGAGTACGGGTTTCAAAGTACGGCAGACATGCAGCCTACAAGCCTGTATCAACTATTGGACAGATCATGA